In the Leptolyngbya sp. SIO1E4 genome, one interval contains:
- a CDS encoding sulfotransferase gives MAKLPNFIIIGAGKAGTSSLRGYLRQHPEIYLCPTKETFYFLNQQVRINHRSWGAVQTFEAYSALFEAAPLNSIVGEISTIYYAHADSAALIHEALPDVKILAILRNPIDRAFSSYQMHVNNGREKRAFKDVINLDIKYVKRGFYSAQLKPYFNIFDSSQIKVFLYDDYCQDSASFIESIFEFIGVDSQFVPDTSKRARVGGVPKRRWVRNLLAEKNWFRTTAATALKTVMPLEARQSLRSQLLQKNTARIRLDADSRQQLAEIYREDIAELQTLLGRDLSHWLKPSKTG, from the coding sequence ATGGCTAAGCTCCCTAACTTTATTATTATTGGTGCTGGTAAGGCTGGTACAAGTTCCCTACGTGGCTATCTGCGGCAACACCCAGAGATTTATCTATGCCCCACCAAAGAAACTTTCTATTTTTTGAATCAACAGGTCCGGATTAACCATAGATCGTGGGGAGCAGTACAAACATTTGAGGCTTATTCGGCTCTATTTGAAGCGGCCCCCCTAAACAGTATCGTGGGGGAAATATCGACTATCTATTATGCTCATGCTGACTCAGCCGCACTGATTCATGAAGCGTTGCCAGACGTGAAGATTTTGGCAATTTTGCGAAATCCGATTGATCGGGCCTTTTCTTCTTACCAGATGCACGTCAATAATGGACGTGAAAAGCGAGCCTTTAAAGATGTTATTAACCTCGACATTAAATATGTGAAACGTGGCTTTTATTCGGCTCAACTAAAACCTTATTTCAATATCTTTGATTCTTCTCAAATTAAGGTTTTTCTCTACGATGATTATTGTCAAGATTCAGCCTCATTTATAGAATCTATCTTTGAGTTTATTGGGGTAGATAGCCAGTTTGTTCCAGACACCTCTAAGCGTGCTCGGGTAGGGGGCGTCCCCAAGCGACGATGGGTCAGAAACTTGCTTGCTGAGAAGAATTGGTTTCGTACAACAGCAGCCACCGCTCTTAAAACAGTCATGCCCTTAGAGGCGCGTCAAAGTCTTCGCAGCCAACTATTGCAAAAGAATACCGCTCGTATCCGCCTGGATGCTGACAGCCGTCAACAGTTAGCAGAGATCTATAGAGAAGATATTGCTGAATTACAAACGTTGTTAGGACGAGACTTGAGTCATTGGCTAAAGCCATCAAAGACAGGTTAA
- the arsM gene encoding arsenosugar biosynthesis arsenite methyltransferase ArsM has translation MSYLETTAQFYGEVAEDPMVGLCCVQSTPLQLPGLNVPALMHEMNYGCGTTVHPAELSGEPTVLYVGVGGGLEALQFAYFSRRPGAIIAVDPVASMRAAAERNLQAAAQDNDWFDPSFVDVRDGDAFNLPLPDSSVDVMAQNCLFNIFEADDLAQAMREAYRVLKPGGRLIMSDPIATRSIPAHLQADERLRAMCLSGALTYEGYTQSLIDTGFGQIEIRARRPYRLLDAATYGLDTPLLLESLDSVSFKVPIPQDGVCIFTGKTAIYCGSEAYLDDGAGHIMQRGIPLAICDKTARQLAKQFPQKIVTTPSTWHYDGGGCC, from the coding sequence ATGAGCTATCTCGAAACAACAGCGCAGTTTTACGGTGAAGTAGCAGAAGATCCGATGGTGGGTCTGTGCTGTGTGCAAAGCACGCCATTACAACTGCCAGGTCTCAACGTACCCGCGCTGATGCACGAGATGAACTATGGCTGCGGGACAACGGTGCATCCCGCTGAACTGTCCGGTGAGCCCACGGTGCTGTATGTGGGAGTGGGGGGTGGGCTAGAAGCGCTACAGTTCGCCTATTTCTCACGACGTCCAGGGGCAATAATTGCGGTAGACCCCGTCGCATCGATGCGCGCAGCAGCTGAGCGCAACTTACAAGCTGCCGCCCAAGACAATGACTGGTTTGATCCTAGTTTTGTCGATGTTCGTGATGGGGATGCGTTCAATTTGCCGCTTCCTGACAGCTCGGTAGACGTGATGGCTCAGAACTGTCTGTTTAATATCTTTGAGGCCGATGACCTGGCCCAGGCCATGAGAGAGGCCTATCGAGTCCTTAAACCTGGCGGGCGCTTGATTATGAGCGATCCGATTGCGACTCGTTCAATTCCGGCCCACTTGCAGGCTGACGAGCGACTGCGTGCCATGTGTTTATCCGGGGCACTGACCTATGAGGGGTATACCCAATCCCTCATTGATACAGGCTTTGGTCAGATCGAAATTCGAGCACGGCGCCCGTATCGGCTACTGGATGCAGCAACCTATGGCCTGGATACTCCCCTATTGCTTGAAAGTTTAGATTCAGTCTCGTTTAAGGTGCCAATTCCACAGGATGGCGTCTGCATCTTTACAGGTAAAACAGCAATTTATTGCGGGTCTGAAGCCTATTTAGATGATGGCGCTGGGCACATCATGCAGCGAGGAATTCCCCTCGCCATCTGCGACAAAACAGCTCGACAACTCGCAAAGCAATTTCCGCAAAAAATTGTGACCACACCCTCGACATGGCACTATGACGGAGGGGGCTGCTGTTAG
- a CDS encoding VOC family protein gives MNSFGCSEAFLTLATQQLGEIVAFYTALLESGPQTYIPNVYAEFLLPGLKLGIFQPRLDNDIEFAAANSGAMSLCFEVDNLDGAIAHLTALGYAPPDPPMTASHGREVYAYDPDGNRLILHQGGEPGAERP, from the coding sequence ATGAACTCTTTTGGTTGCTCAGAAGCATTCTTGACATTAGCAACGCAACAGTTGGGGGAAATCGTAGCCTTTTATACGGCTTTGCTGGAAAGTGGGCCCCAGACTTACATCCCCAACGTTTATGCTGAATTCTTATTGCCTGGGCTTAAGTTGGGCATCTTTCAGCCTCGGTTAGACAATGACATCGAATTTGCAGCCGCTAACAGTGGGGCTATGAGCCTCTGTTTTGAAGTTGACAACCTGGACGGGGCGATCGCCCATCTGACGGCCCTGGGTTATGCACCCCCAGACCCGCCGATGACGGCTTCCCACGGACGAGAGGTTTATGCCTATGACCCAGACGGCAATCGGCTGATTTTGCATCAAGGGGGAGAGCCAGGGGCAGAGCGCCCTTGA
- a CDS encoding DUF3593 domain-containing protein, which produces MLSKETLFAVSLFPYLGFLYFLTRSRQTPRLALIGFYVLLVFVAVTIPAGIYAQTAYDAELADVDWLHGTAELFLTVSNILVVLGFRQAVLRLRQ; this is translated from the coding sequence ATGCTAAGCAAAGAAACGCTGTTTGCCGTCTCGCTATTTCCTTACCTTGGCTTCCTTTATTTCTTGACGCGATCGCGTCAAACGCCTCGCCTGGCGCTCATTGGGTTTTATGTCTTGCTAGTGTTTGTCGCCGTTACAATTCCGGCTGGGATTTATGCCCAGACGGCCTATGATGCCGAATTAGCTGATGTCGATTGGCTCCACGGGACGGCTGAGTTGTTCTTAACTGTGTCCAACATTCTGGTGGTCTTAGGCTTTCGTCAGGCCGTTTTACGCTTACGACAGTAA
- a CDS encoding DUF2499 domain-containing protein: protein MHVLSIPTWVVHITSVVEWVAAIWFIWQYAEASALKAWRTLSFAMLPALVSAMCACTWHFFDNADSLSWLVTLQAAMTVVGNCTVCLAAWWIWRQSTLSET, encoded by the coding sequence ATGCACGTACTATCAATTCCGACCTGGGTGGTTCACATTACCAGTGTTGTAGAGTGGGTCGCCGCCATCTGGTTTATCTGGCAATATGCAGAGGCCAGCGCACTAAAAGCCTGGCGCACCCTTTCATTCGCCATGTTGCCTGCCCTGGTAAGTGCGATGTGTGCCTGCACTTGGCACTTTTTTGACAATGCCGATTCGCTGTCATGGCTGGTGACGCTGCAGGCAGCCATGACTGTGGTCGGCAACTGCACAGTTTGTCTTGCCGCCTGGTGGATTTGGCGGCAATCCACCCTCTCTGAAACCTGA
- the csaB gene encoding polysaccharide pyruvyl transferase CsaB, whose translation MRVVLCGYYGMGNGGDEALLASLLQMLPDHVIPVVLSGNPTETSMRYGVKAYPRKSLQGIWAALRGAQGFIWGGGSLMQDATSPLNPLYYGGLMLLAQAMGLKTLAWAQGIGPLQRPWTRWLTRAVLKRCTGVSVRDQASAALAAAWQIEAWLAPDPVWALASQPVEGLADSPAPRIAVALRSHPWLTEARLTQFAQALANFQIATQTSLLLVPFQASKDLPIAQKIEPYLQGPHQTLMVSEPNQLKGVFRGVEMAIAMRLHALIMAAAEGCRCFALSYDPKVAQVAEDLQVPGWAMSPHATSPHATEPAAKSSSLESWPDTVSAMTRQLLNQYANGLAASPAQIQSRRDRALIHREMLRRYLT comes from the coding sequence ATGAGGGTAGTGTTGTGTGGCTATTACGGGATGGGGAATGGTGGCGACGAGGCCTTATTGGCCTCTCTATTGCAAATGTTGCCCGACCACGTGATCCCCGTCGTCCTGTCTGGTAACCCGACAGAAACCTCCATGCGCTATGGTGTCAAAGCTTATCCTCGCAAGTCTCTACAGGGGATTTGGGCTGCCTTGCGAGGAGCCCAGGGGTTCATTTGGGGAGGTGGCAGTTTGATGCAAGATGCCACCAGCCCGCTCAATCCTCTCTATTACGGCGGACTGATGCTATTAGCCCAAGCCATGGGACTCAAGACCCTGGCCTGGGCCCAGGGCATTGGCCCTTTGCAACGGCCCTGGACACGTTGGCTAACGCGTGCGGTTTTGAAAAGATGTACTGGTGTGAGCGTGAGGGACCAAGCCTCAGCGGCCTTAGCGGCAGCCTGGCAGATAGAAGCCTGGTTAGCACCTGATCCAGTTTGGGCGCTGGCTTCGCAACCTGTAGAGGGGCTGGCGGACTCTCCAGCCCCCCGAATCGCCGTTGCGCTGCGATCGCATCCCTGGTTGACTGAAGCGCGTTTAACTCAATTTGCTCAAGCCTTAGCCAATTTCCAAATCGCTACCCAAACCAGTCTTTTACTGGTGCCGTTTCAAGCCAGCAAAGATTTGCCCATTGCACAAAAAATTGAGCCCTACTTGCAAGGGCCTCACCAAACTTTAATGGTTAGCGAGCCGAATCAGCTCAAAGGGGTTTTTCGAGGGGTTGAAATGGCGATCGCCATGCGGCTGCACGCCTTAATCATGGCAGCTGCTGAAGGCTGTCGATGCTTTGCCCTCAGTTACGACCCTAAGGTGGCCCAGGTGGCAGAAGACCTACAGGTACCGGGGTGGGCAATGTCTCCCCATGCAACCTCTCCTCATGCAACCGAACCAGCAGCGAAGTCCTCTAGCCTCGAAAGTTGGCCTGATACCGTATCTGCCATGACTCGACAGCTATTAAATCAATACGCTAACGGCCTTGCCGCATCCCCCGCGCAGATTCAATCGCGCCGCGATCGCGCACTCATTCACCGAGAAATGCTCAGACGCTACTTAACTTAA